In Callospermophilus lateralis isolate mCalLat2 chromosome 15, mCalLat2.hap1, whole genome shotgun sequence, the genomic stretch GCTGGCTGGTGCATTCGCCACATGCAGAGAAAAATCAAAACAGCCTGAGCTACCCCCTTCTCTAGACCGCGGGTTAGTGTTCTGGATTCTGCCTCGCCCTCAGCCAACCCGGCAGCCCGAGAGTTTTGAAAAACATCGAGATctctgagatttaaaaaaataaaagaaacgaaAAGATCAGGCTGCGGTGGGAAGAACCTGCTATATAGGTTTAAATATTTATACAGAAGCCATACAGAATTGCACGGCGAGGGCTCCCGGAGCAGCGGAAGCCGTGTATAGCAGCCCGCCCGGCGGCCAGCCCGGGTTTATTGCTTCGAGAGGGAAGAGGCGGCTGCTGGGAGCCGAGTCCGGGCCCTGGGACAAGGGAGGAGGCGGGAGTTGCAGAGGAGGTCCCAGCTCCCCTCGGCGGTCCGGTCCGGGAGGCGGCGGGTGTGCGGGCGCTTGGGGCACAAGGCGCCGCTCAATCGTCCACGTCGATCTCTTCGTCTTCCTCATCCTCCGAGCAGTCCTGGCTGCTGGTCCTCTGGTCCGTGAGCGGAGAGGCGGGCGAGAGCTGCAAGGGCCCGGCGCCCGGGGCCTGCGGGGCGCCTGGGGGGAGTGCAGGAGAACCCGGCCTCGACTTGGCCCTGCCACAGCCACCGCCACCGCCGCCTGCGGCCTCCGAGTTCTGCTCGAGTTCTGCCAGCGCCACGATGTCCATCTGCCCGCTGGGGCCCAGTTTCTTGGCGGACTCCACGTCGGCCTTCATCTCCTCCAGATCCCGCTTGAGCTTGGCACGCCGATTCTGGAACCAGGTGATGACCTGTGCGTTGGTGAGGCCCAACTGCTGCGCGATTTGGTCGCGATCTGCTGGGGACAGGTACTTCTGGTATAGGAAACGCTTTTCCAACTCGTAAATCTGGTGATTGGTGAAGGCTGTGCGGGACTTTCGCCGCTTCTTGGGGGTCTGCCGCTGCCCAAAGATGGTCATCCCATCACGACCTGGAAAGAAATGACAGTATAGGCTCCCATCGGGAGAGTGGAGAACCCACCCTAGCTCTCACCCTTTAACTCCCCACACCACACAGGCCCATTAGGGCCTGCAGTCTATCCTCATTTCCCTTCCCCTATTTGACTCAGCTTCTCACACCAGAGCAAGCCTGAATTGTCACAAACCTCCTGTCTCTGGTCTCCTTGAAATCGCTAaggaaatttgttttggtttctgTCTGCCACCTAAGACTCGTTCAAAGTCTCTGCAAGCCAGAGGAACCCAGAAAGGGACTCTGGGATCATAGTGTCAACATGGTGTTGGTTCCCCTACTGCTTCCCAACCGCCGCCTGATACTATCCTACCCAGAAAATCGCAGCAAAAGGTTTTTTTGATTCCCCACCCAGAAGCGTGTAGGGCTAGGAGCGCCAGGCCACTGGGAATCTGGGAACCAGAGGGAGCTGAGCAGAGCATGCAGACTGGGGAGAGAGCTTGGGTTCCCACCACACTACTCAGATCACCCGGACTCTGGCCTACCCAGAGGTCTACAGGAAATAGGGATTGGGTTCTGTCCCACCTATCACCTCTCCCAGCGGCAGCGGCTCGGGCTGGAGGGCCCTGGCGACCGGCGCGGGAAGAAGTGGGCAGAGGCATAGGGCACAAAACAGAAGCGTGAGGCATTGGGTAAAGGGAAACCTAGCGGAGGCTCTTACCTTCCGCTGCCTGCAGGACGCTGACCTCGAGCCCCTTAAACGTCTTGCTTGCGAGCTCCTCCAGCGCGCACAGCGGCGAGGTCTGCGAGAGTAGCGCGCGGCCCGCCAGGGGCAAGCCGCCCGGCGCGTGCTTGTCCGCGGCGGCCAGCAGGTGCGCCGCCCCGCACAGCGAGTAACTTCTCCGCACAGACGGCTTATTGAGGATGTCCTCGATACTGAACGGCGTCAGCGGCTTGTTGGAGTTGGCGGGCGGTGGCAGGTGGTCTAGCGGGCTGCGCCGCCGCTCCTCCCCTGGCACCGCCTTGCCGTCCTCCTTGGAAGTCATCTCGGCCTCGTTTGGGGGCCCCGCCGGGGCGGCTCCGGCCGCGGGGACCCAGCCCGCGGGCAGCTCGGGCGCCGGGCAGTGCGAGCAGACGGCGGCAAGAAGGCCGCGCCAGGCAGGGCGCGACCGGGCACCGGACTGATTAGCGCGGTGGCTGAGGCAGGCTTAGACGCGCGGGGCCCACGAAGTAGAGCGCTGACGCGGGCGCCGCCGCAGCCGCCGCTGCTGCCCGGGCTTCCAGCAATCCGGGGCCGGAGCCGGGGCGCGCAGCGCGGGGCTCCAGTTTCGCCAGCCCCGGTGCTATTTAAAGGTATCAGGTGGCTCCGCGGCGGCTCCTGGCCCCGGGTCCTGGCGGCGGCAGTTGGAAAAGCCGAGGCAAGGGCGCCGATCCCGGACTGCGAGGGGAGGCGGAAAGACGGGGCAATTGACTATTGCTAACAAGTTAGCCTTGATCGAGGAGTAATCAATTATCTGCAGCTTCACGGcacttctctttctctttgcatTCTCCCAGTCTTtctcctctcttctttctctctgttctctctccctgtcctctctccctccctccctccctctcttctctcctctctgcTCCCCCCGTCTCTCTCCTTCTCTACCTCTCCCTCGCcctctctttcactctctctctctctgtccaatGCAGGCGGCTCTAAGTTGGGAAGCTCATTAATTAGCGGGCCGGGGGTAGGAGGAGCCGGCTGGAATTAGCCTGCCTAATGCGCCTGTCAGTCCGGGCGCTGCGCCGCGCTCGGCCCGAGCTGTTTGTAAATTACATTAGCGGCGCCTTTATTGCACCCGAACCTCGGGCGACTGAAAAGCCACCGCCCCCACCCCAAACTGAGAGCCGAGCTCCGGGCGCACCCGCCTCCCGCAGGCCTGGTTGCGGTGGCAGCGCCAGCCCGGAGGTCTCAGGCTCTCCAACCCGGGATTTCGAGTCCGAGAAGGGTGGCGGGAGCCCCAACAAGGGAGGGACGCGGCCGCGGCGCGGGTCAGGTAAGAACAGGAGTCCGGGTGGGCCCAGTTCCGCCCACTGTGGACTTTGCCAAGCCGAAATAAAGAACCTAGAGCCCCATTCCCGGATCCTTGTCCCTCACCCCCAGCTTTGGGCCATGTGCTTGGAGAAAGGGAACCTGAAGCCCTCCTGGACTGGCGCGCAGGAGGTCAGAGCCAGCTTCACAGCCCTGGGTGGGCAACGCGGGACAGGGGTGgagattccagctgttgggggagggGGGCCAGTCAGAGGGCTCAGCCTTCCCCATGCCAGGAGGCGGAGGGAGGAGTTGTTGGTGCTGTGAGCGCCTCTACCCCGGCCTGAGACCGAAGCGGCCACCCTACCTCCTCCGGCAATCTTGCACACTCTTTGCCTGGTCTGCGACTGGCTCTCCGGCCGGCTAGGGTACGACTCTTTTGATGATAGGCGTCTGATGGGCAAACGGGCCGAGTGCCGGAGCTACTGGGGCGGGCTTGGGGCTTCTCCGCTGCTCTGCCCGGGCCCGGGCCGGGGCCCCATTGCGGGCCCCGCCCAGCCCAGCGCCGGGCTTGTGTGTACAGCCCGGCCGACTCCAGCTGTTCCGGATGCTGGGCGGGGGCCGTAGGGGGCcgggctagggctggggttgggctCTCAGAAACTCGCAGGGAGGCTGGGGTTCCAGTTAGGCTGACCGCTGGGGAGCCCTATGGCCTGGAATCTGTGAATATTAGATGGGCATTTTGTGTGCATCATTACTTGAAGGTGTTTATGTTTTTGAATATGCGTATTTGTGTGTGGTTCTCCATGTGTATATTTGTGTAAACCTATGTGAACCAGTGGGCATGTTagtgggtttgaacctcagctaTGAGTTTCATTTCCCTGAGGCACAACAACGGGGCTGTGCCCTCAGGCCCTCTTCTCTCTTGCTACCCCATCTGGTTTGTGTCTGCCCCTAATTTTCCATTTCTGCCTTTGGAGAAAGGGGAGGAAGAGGGAGTTGGAGCCAAGGGAAGTTCTCCCTGCTCACACACAGAGGCACAGACTCTACCGGCTTTGTTTGTAATGCGGGTACTGTGGTTGAACAGCTTAAGCTTGAACCAGAGGAGGGACCAGAGAGGCCAGTTTGAGGGCTCAAGGCCTAGGGCAGAGGTTGTTGGAATAAGAAGAATGGAACTTCTTTCCCCTCATACCTGCCCTGGAGAGGGAGTGGACTGAGCTGGGCTATGGAACAGAGAGCAGATTCTCTCTCTGCCTCCAGTGGAGAAGCCGCTGAACACCAGAGATTGGTTTATCTCACAGTTAGTTGTGTTTGGAGTCATGACTTGCAGCTCTCTGGAGTAATAAGGATAGATTAGGGAGACAGAATTCTCCTGTGGGGCCCTAGTGCTGACCTGGAGCATGCTTGAGAATGTTGGAAGGAGCTTGATGCTTCCTTCCCCACCTTTGCACTGGATTTTGGAGGAAGGACAGGTGCTCAGAGGAAGAAATGGTACAAAGAGGGATTTCAGTTCTTACAGAGCTGCAGATCCATTCCTGGGGCATGCCTGTTTCTGAGGTATCCTTGCTACCCTGAAAGCCACAAGGAGATTCTGGGCCTAGAAATAGTAGAGTCAGAGTCTAGGAACTGGTGAAGAACAGAAGAGAGAAGGGGAAGATTTGGAAGGGGGAGGGCAAGATAGGTCTGCCCTCTCCTTTCACTTACTGCATTTAGAATCCCATCTCATCCCTTTCCTACCATAACCCCAACTTCCTGACCAGAACCTCAGTCAAACTCCATATCAGAGAGATCTCTCCAGATCTGGGACTGGGAATCTTGAGTTCTATCCTAAGGTGAGGGTATCCTCCCATACCTgccctctttcctttccagttactttattctctgcacctgatactGGCCAGAAGGACTATGCCTTAGGGAAAAGCCCAGCAGCTGCTATTGCCCATCTCCCAGTCCCCAAAGACCAGTGGAGTTCAGGATTACTGAGCGACTTCTAGGAAGGGGTGAAATGTGAACTGAGGAGCATGAGAGTCTTGTTCCCTGGGACCTTTAGTTTTTAGCCACACTATGTCAAAGTGGGGACTACATTACACCATCCTCTGATGTATCACCTCCACCCACCTTCACCAAATGTCTCCTTCCCTGGGCGGCCCAGCCCTGCTACCTTTGGTTCATCCACCTAATCAATTGCCCTCTTGGCTAAACATGTTCAGGAGCTCTGCATATTTAGGGGTTCCACTTAGTTCTTTGttgtttcaatttatttttccagGTCTCCTCATCCAGGCCACCTTGGAAAATCAACCTAATGGTCCCAGCAACCTTTTCCCCATCCTGTGGTTCTACCCTATCTCCACCCCTAAAGCCCCAGTGTGTGCCCAGCTAAGACTTTCTGGACTCCTAAGAGTCCAAATTCTCTGGCCTCCTTCTTGCAGAGCAGTGAGGTGTATTTTTGGTTTGTGATTGAACTCCCTCCTCTCTGCCACCAGACTGAGATCCTTGAGTTTGATGATTCCATCCATCCCAGACTGAAGGACAACTGTTATTGGTTGAATAAGTTTCCATCAAGCAAACAGGGTACAAATGGCTGGGGAATGACTTGGGCCAAGACTGTGAGACTCTAAAAGAGAACTACCCAGTAGGGGAATGGAGGTTGGTTAGAAGGAACCCAACCATCACTTTCTAGACTCCAGTCTTTCTGCCCAACTTTCTGCTGAGGAAAATAAGACACTTAGAGGTTCCCCGACCCCTAGCCAACTGGGACAATGTCTTTTTACCTGGAGCTGTAAGAAACTGATCCCCAGAGTCTGCTCCACAGAGGAAGTGCTCATTTTCAGAGCCAGTTGTACACCAtatcctgacttttttttttttaaatgggatagaggctttcttttctttttctttctttctttctttcttttttttttttttttttttttttttttttttttttgtactggggatttaactcagaggcattttaccactgaactacatcccagctctttttatttcttatttttagacagggtcttcctaagttgcttagagcttcagttacttgcagaggctagcctcaaccccccaagtcactgggattacaggcatgagccaccatgcccagcagcatATTCTGACTCTTGAAGTCTCCTTTACTTCCTATAAGGCCAGGATCTAGCCTTATTTCATCTCTAGTAGAAGGGGAAGGGAACATTCTACCTAAAATCTGTCTGCCCCCTTCCCAGTTTAAGGAAGATTctggcaaaaagaaaagaaagagcattCATTCACAAATGGCCATGATAAGGGGACCCAAACAAAATGAATAATTCCTTAGCACAGGAGAGAAATTCACTTAAACCCCTGGGGCTTCATCTGATCAGTCTATATTGTTTGGGTGGCCCCACTCATTTCCAGGTTCTTTGTGTAAGTACCACCCTTAAGCCAGAATTCCTTCTGAAGGAAAGAGTCTGACTCCACTTAAAACAAGTCAACTTGAGCATTGCTCTGGGTCACTTCTCATGTAGACCTGCTACTCTTGACACTCCATATGGAATTCAGAAAGTGCTTTCTGTGCTATAGAATTAGCACAGATTAGGTGGCCTCTTGTTATCCTGACTGAGCCAGGACTGCCCAGTAGTCCTTACATTCAGCCCAGGGTACTATCTGTAGCAATAACTGTAATAACTATGGCAATAAATACCATAAGCCCTTACCTTGCCTGAATCCaggctgttttatttatttcatttattacaaCCTTTGAGGTAGCTACTGCTATTACCCCTATTTTACACATAAGCAGGAGCCCAGAGAAGTTCTCTGAGGCCCAGAGAAATTCAGTAACCCATCCAATGTCACACAGCTTGTTTTGAAGTAATAGggattggaaatttttttttttttagacccaAGTCTGTGCCCTTAATCCCTGAACTATGAGGTTCTTAATCAGAGATCCCCAAGGGCTTTTTGAATGGGCTTCAGGAGTTCTGCAGACCCCAGAAATTGTGTATAAAATTCACATGTGAGCCCTGATGGGCATATTTTTCTGGGGCTAATATTAcataacacactagagtctcaaaAGTGTTGGAAATCCAGAAAAGGTAAAGGCCAGAATCAGGCC encodes the following:
- the Lbx1 gene encoding transcription factor LBX1, whose protein sequence is MTSKEDGKAVPGEERRRSPLDHLPPPANSNKPLTPFSIEDILNKPSVRRSYSLCGAAHLLAAADKHAPGGLPLAGRALLSQTSPLCALEELASKTFKGLEVSVLQAAEGRDGMTIFGQRQTPKKRRKSRTAFTNHQIYELEKRFLYQKYLSPADRDQIAQQLGLTNAQVITWFQNRRAKLKRDLEEMKADVESAKKLGPSGQMDIVALAELEQNSEAAGGGGGGCGRAKSRPGSPALPPGAPQAPGAGPLQLSPASPLTDQRTSSQDCSEDEEDEEIDVDD